CGTTGACGAAGGCCTGCTTGACCTCGGTGATGTAGATGGTGGCGACGAACACATTGTCGCTGATCGCCGACAGCAGGCCGTTGGCCAGGTACAGCATGCCCGGCTGCTGCTCGCTGGGCAGGGCCAGCACCCAGGCGATCAGCGGGCTGAACAACTGCTGCTGGTGGATCACCGCGACCACGGCGAAGAACACCACCAGCAGCGCGGTGAACGGCATGGCGTCCTGGAACGCACGGCCCAGGCGGTGCTCGTCGGTGATGCCAGTGAACGCGGTGATCAGCACGATCACCATCAGGCCAATCAAACCCACCTCGGCGATGTGCAGGCCCAGGCAGACGATCAGGATCAGCGCGGCCAACCCCTGGACCACCAGGGCGATGCGTTGCGCCTGGGTGCGCGCGGCGTCGTCCTCGGCGGCGTAGGCGGCCAGCACCTGGCGCACGCGCTCGGGCATCAGCGTGCCGTAGCCGAACAGCCGCAGCTTCTCCAGCAACACGCAGGTCACCAGGCCCGCTGCCAGCACCGGCATCGACACCGGCGCGACCTTGAGGAAGAAGTCGGCGAAATGCCAGCCCATCTCATGGCCGATCAGCAGGTTCTGCGGCTCGCCCACCAGGGTGCATACGCCGCCCAGGGCGGTACCCACCGCGCCATGCATCAGCAGGCTGCGCAGGAAGGCGCGGAACTGGTCGAGGTCTTCGCGGTGCAGTTGCTCGACCTGGTGGTCGCTGTCCAGCGCCGACTCCTCGCGTGGGTTGGTGCCGGAGGCAACACGGTGGTAGACGGCATAGAAACCCACCGCCGCGCTGATGATCACCGCAGTCACGGTAAGGGCGTCGAGGAACGCCGACAGGAACGCCGACAGCACGCAGAACAGCAGGCTGAGCACGGCCTTGGAGCGCACCCCCAGCAGGATCCGCGAGAACAGGAACAGCAGCAGCTCCTTCATGAAGTGGATGCCGGCGACCATGAACATCAGCAGCAGGATCACCGGGAAGTTGTGCTGCAACTCCTCATACAGCGCCTCGGGCGTGGTCATGCGCAGCAGCAGCGCCTCGACCAGCAGCAGGCCGCCGGGCATCAGCGGGTAGCACTTGAGCGCCATCCCCAGGGTGAAGATGAACTGGATCACCAGCACCCAGCCGGTGACCACCGGGCCGAGGGTCGCCAGCAGTAAGGGGTTGAGGACCAGGAACAGGGCGATGACGGCCTTGTACCAACGCGGCGACTGGCCCAGGAAGCTGTGGGCGAGGGCGCCAGTCAGGGAACGGGACATGAATTTGTATCCTTTTGATTCAGCAGTCGCGCACGGTGCCCCATCAAGCCGCGCGGCGCAAGGCATTCAGTCCAGCTTTTGGCACATGCACGGCCTTGTCGCTGCGCTAAGATCCTGCACTGTGAACCCTTTCCCCACAGGAGTGCCGTCCGTGACCGACTACACCGCTTTCAAAGTCGAACTGACCGATAACATCGCCCACGTGCAAATCAACCGCCCGGAAAAGATCAACGCGATGAATGCCGCGTTCTGGGAGGAGATCGTCGACATCTTCCAGTGGATCGACGAAACCGACGCGGTGCGCGCGGTGGTCATCAGCGGTGCGGGCAAGCATTTCTCCTCGGGCATCGACCTGATGATGCTGGCCTCGCTGGCCGGCCAGATGGGCAAGGACGTCGGCCGCAACGCCCGCCTGCTGCGCCGTACCATCCTGCGCCTGCAAAGCTCCTTCAACGCCGTGGACAATTGCCGCAAGCCGGTGCTGGCGGCGATCCAGGGCTACTGCATCGGGGGCGCCATCGACCTGGTCTCGGCCTGCGACATGCGCTACTGCGCCAGTGACGCGCAGTTCTCGATCAAGGAGATCGACATGGGCATGGCCGCCGATGTCGGCACTCTGCAACGTCTGCCGCGTATCATCGGCGACGGCATCCTGCGCGAGCTGGCCTACACCGGGCGCAACGTGGACGCCGACGAGGCGCTGCGCATCGGCCTGGTCAACCGTGTCTACGCTGACCAGGCGGCGCTGCTCGACGGGGTCTTTGCCATCGCCCGGGAAATTGCCGCAAAATCACCGGTCGCGGTGGCCGGCACCAAGGAGATGCTCAGCTACATGCGCGACCATCGCATCGACGATGGCCTGGAGTACATCGCCACCTGGAACGCCGCCATGCTGCAGTCCGAAGACCTGCGCGTGGCCGTGGCCGCCCACATGAGCAAACAGCAACCGACGTTCGCCGACTGACCTCGCGGCGGGCGTCTTCAAGGGGCCCTGAACCATGTCAGCACGCTGGACAACCGCAGTACTCGACCCGCAGACCACCGGGGGCTGGGCCGTTGCCCGCAGCCCGGAAGGGTTCCTGGTGGACGCCAACGGCGCGCTGTTCCCCCGCGACTGGCTCAAGCGCCAGGAACTGGACGTACTGTGCGAGCACGGCATCGGCCATTTCGACGGCCAGCCGGTGTTCCTGCTGGAGCTGCGCACCGCCAGCGAAGTGCAGGGTTGCAACTGGCAAGGGCTGCGCCGGTTCATGCTCGAGGGTGACTTCGACACCTACAAGGTGCTGGGCTATGCCGCGCAGATCGGCACCTGGGCCCGCGAGCACCGCTTCTGCGGCAGTTGCGGGCAACCCATGACCCAGATCCACTGGGAGCGGGCGATGTACTGCCAGCCGTGCGACCTGCGCAGCTACCCGCGCATTTCACCCAGCATGATCGTGTTGATCACCCGCGGCGACGAGGTGCTGCTGGCCCGCTCGCCACGCTTCGTCACCGGCGTGTACAGCACCCTGGCCGGTTTTGCCGAGCCGGGGGAGTCGGCCGAAGAGTGCCTGGTGCGCGAGGTGCGCGAAGAGGTGGCGATCGAGGTGAGGAATATCCAGTACGTGGGCAGCCAGTGCTGGCCGTTCCCGCATTCGATGATGCTGGGTTTCCATGCCGAATACGCCGGTGGGGAGATCGTCATGCAGCCGGACGAGATCGAGGACGCCCAGTGGTTCAGTGTCCACGACCTGCCGCCGCTGCCGGCCGGGCGCTCCATCGCCCGCTACCTCATCGACCTCTACGTGGCCCGACGGCTAGGTCTGGCAGAGCCTGTACTGCCCGCCTGACGCGATTCCTGTAGGAGCGGCCTTCAGCCGCGAAAGGGCCGCAAAGCGGCCCCGGCGATTGTTGCTCAACTTTGAAATCCTGGGGCCGCTACGCAGCCCTTTCGCGGCTGAAGGCCGCTCCTACAGGGGTAAACGTAAATCCCAAACACCATGCAAGACCGTTGCTCCCACACCGAATGATGTGATGCCAATCAGGCCTGCCCGAACCAGTGCTGCCACGCCAGGCGTACGGTCAACGCCAGCACCACGGTGATGAACACCGGGCGGATGAACTTGCTGCCGCCACTGATCGCCGTGCGTGCACCAAAGAAAGCACCCACCATCACCGACAGGCCCATGCACAGGCCGACGATGTAGTCCACCTGCCCGGAAATGATGAACACCGTCAGCGCCGCGATGTTGCTGACGAAGTTCATGCTGCGCGCCACGCCACTGGCGCGGACCAGGTCGATGGGGTAGAGCAGCAGCGTGCTCACGGTCCAGAACGCGCCGGTGCCGGGGCCGGCCACGCCGTCATAGAAGCCCAGCGAGAAGCCCTGGGGAAACTGCCATTTGCGCTTGATCGGCGCGTCGGCGTCCAGCGGCGCCTTGGGCGTGCCGCCGAACAGCAGGTAGACGCCGCAGGCAAAGACGATCACCGGCAGCATCTTGTTCAGCCATTCGGCCGGCATGTAGTGGGCGGCCACCGCGCCGATCAGCGCACCCACCAGCGTGCCGAGAATCGCCAGGCGCCATTGCGCCGGGTGGAACAGCTTGCGCCGGTAATAGGTAATGCTGGCGGTGGCCGCGCCGAAGGTCGAGCTGAGCTTGTTGGTGCCCAGCACCAGGTGCGGTGGCATGCCGGCGGTCAGCAGTGCCGGGGTGGTCAGCAGGCCGCCGCCGCCGGCGATGGCATCGATGAAACCGGCGACAAAGGCGACCAGGGCGAGGATCAGCAGGGTGAGCGGTTCTACGGTAAGTTCGAAGGGCATGGGGGCTTTGGGCTGGCTGGACGGCGGGGTGCGGCAAAAGGCCGCGCTAGAGGCGGCACATGGTAATCCTCGCCAGGTTGAGTTGCCAGCGTCGACCTTGTTCGCCGGCAAGCCGGCTCCTACCAGGACCTCTGTAGGAGCTGGCTTGCCGGCGAACAGGGCATTACAGGAACCAGCGATACTCCCGCGCACTCACCTCCTGCATGAACGCCAGGT
This genomic stretch from Pseudomonas entomophila L48 harbors:
- the nhaB gene encoding sodium/proton antiporter NhaB → MSRSLTGALAHSFLGQSPRWYKAVIALFLVLNPLLLATLGPVVTGWVLVIQFIFTLGMALKCYPLMPGGLLLVEALLLRMTTPEALYEELQHNFPVILLLMFMVAGIHFMKELLLFLFSRILLGVRSKAVLSLLFCVLSAFLSAFLDALTVTAVIISAAVGFYAVYHRVASGTNPREESALDSDHQVEQLHREDLDQFRAFLRSLLMHGAVGTALGGVCTLVGEPQNLLIGHEMGWHFADFFLKVAPVSMPVLAAGLVTCVLLEKLRLFGYGTLMPERVRQVLAAYAAEDDAARTQAQRIALVVQGLAALILIVCLGLHIAEVGLIGLMVIVLITAFTGITDEHRLGRAFQDAMPFTALLVVFFAVVAVIHQQQLFSPLIAWVLALPSEQQPGMLYLANGLLSAISDNVFVATIYITEVKQAFVNGAMSREHFETLAVAINTGTNLPSVATPNGQAAFLFLLTSAIAPLIRLSYGRMVWMALPYTVVMGGLGWWAVTYWL
- the nudC gene encoding NAD(+) diphosphatase, which encodes MSARWTTAVLDPQTTGGWAVARSPEGFLVDANGALFPRDWLKRQELDVLCEHGIGHFDGQPVFLLELRTASEVQGCNWQGLRRFMLEGDFDTYKVLGYAAQIGTWAREHRFCGSCGQPMTQIHWERAMYCQPCDLRSYPRISPSMIVLITRGDEVLLARSPRFVTGVYSTLAGFAEPGESAEECLVREVREEVAIEVRNIQYVGSQCWPFPHSMMLGFHAEYAGGEIVMQPDEIEDAQWFSVHDLPPLPAGRSIARYLIDLYVARRLGLAEPVLPA
- a CDS encoding TSUP family transporter, whose protein sequence is MPFELTVEPLTLLILALVAFVAGFIDAIAGGGGLLTTPALLTAGMPPHLVLGTNKLSSTFGAATASITYYRRKLFHPAQWRLAILGTLVGALIGAVAAHYMPAEWLNKMLPVIVFACGVYLLFGGTPKAPLDADAPIKRKWQFPQGFSLGFYDGVAGPGTGAFWTVSTLLLYPIDLVRASGVARSMNFVSNIAALTVFIISGQVDYIVGLCMGLSVMVGAFFGARTAISGGSKFIRPVFITVVLALTVRLAWQHWFGQA
- a CDS encoding crotonase/enoyl-CoA hydratase family protein, whose amino-acid sequence is MTDYTAFKVELTDNIAHVQINRPEKINAMNAAFWEEIVDIFQWIDETDAVRAVVISGAGKHFSSGIDLMMLASLAGQMGKDVGRNARLLRRTILRLQSSFNAVDNCRKPVLAAIQGYCIGGAIDLVSACDMRYCASDAQFSIKEIDMGMAADVGTLQRLPRIIGDGILRELAYTGRNVDADEALRIGLVNRVYADQAALLDGVFAIAREIAAKSPVAVAGTKEMLSYMRDHRIDDGLEYIATWNAAMLQSEDLRVAVAAHMSKQQPTFAD